Proteins encoded within one genomic window of bacterium:
- a CDS encoding phosphatidylserine/phosphatidylglycerophosphate/cardiolipin synthase family protein, with translation MMQFDRFSFAKALLPRASFRSLALTLVVASCLSGCFKLPVPRFEPPRAAGADIRRLVAGECLLPTSRNNRVQIHLGGETTHQAMLAFIRSAKRSLHVEMFIFHDDATGKEVADALIARAKEGLDVRIRLDSLGVEGARTDYRMFDYLRQGGVRVQTHNPWYWSPTGFNVTHRKLFVADQRRALTGGVNVGDEYRYHYYDAMLEIDGDAARQISQVFQEAWGEDLAAQVLEQDAAPAPGSEPLQIALAAPGTSQAHEIRNAYLTAAHGASESLDAAFPYFWDEELVSAFAEAAQRGVRVRVLLPDWGRFDALHLLNQSSARRLAASGAQIALVKEKFLHLKYLAADRKWASLGSANGDTRSLIENHELNVFFMRRRTVQAIDKLVYAPLWESAHHIAHTAEFEPPPAQGWTLPLLEGIKSWL, from the coding sequence AGCCCTTCTCCCGCGCGCGTCCTTTCGGTCCCTCGCACTGACGCTCGTCGTCGCGTCGTGCCTGAGCGGCTGCTTCAAGCTCCCGGTGCCGCGCTTCGAGCCGCCCCGCGCGGCGGGGGCCGACATCCGGCGCTTGGTCGCAGGCGAGTGCTTGCTGCCCACCTCCCGCAACAACCGGGTGCAGATCCACCTCGGCGGCGAGACCACCCACCAGGCGATGCTCGCCTTCATCCGATCGGCCAAGCGCTCGCTCCACGTCGAGATGTTCATCTTCCACGACGATGCCACCGGCAAGGAGGTCGCCGACGCCCTCATCGCCCGTGCCAAGGAAGGCCTCGACGTCCGGATCCGACTGGACTCGCTGGGCGTGGAGGGGGCCCGCACCGACTACCGCATGTTCGACTACCTGCGGCAGGGCGGGGTCCGGGTCCAGACCCACAACCCCTGGTACTGGAGCCCGACCGGTTTCAACGTGACGCACCGCAAGCTGTTCGTGGCGGACCAGCGCCGGGCGCTGACCGGTGGGGTCAACGTGGGCGACGAGTACCGTTACCACTACTACGACGCCATGCTCGAGATCGATGGGGATGCCGCCCGCCAGATTTCACAGGTCTTCCAAGAGGCCTGGGGCGAGGACCTGGCCGCCCAGGTGCTCGAGCAGGACGCCGCACCCGCTCCGGGCTCTGAGCCGCTGCAGATCGCCCTGGCCGCGCCCGGCACCTCCCAGGCCCACGAGATCCGCAACGCCTACCTCACGGCGGCCCACGGCGCCAGCGAGAGCCTAGATGCGGCCTTCCCGTACTTCTGGGACGAAGAGCTGGTCTCGGCCTTCGCCGAGGCCGCCCAGCGGGGGGTCCGCGTGCGCGTCCTGCTCCCGGACTGGGGGCGCTTCGACGCCCTCCACCTGCTCAACCAATCGAGCGCAAGGCGCCTGGCGGCCTCAGGCGCCCAGATCGCCCTGGTGAAGGAGAAGTTCCTGCACCTCAAGTACCTGGCGGCGGATCGGAAGTGGGCGAGCCTGGGATCGGCGAACGGGGACACGCGCAGCCTGATCGAGAACCACGAGCTGAACGTCTTCTTCATGCGCCGGCGCACGGTGCAGGCGATCGACAAGCTGGTCTACGCGCCTCTCTGGGAGAGCGCGCACCACATCGCCCACACGGCCGAGTTCGAGCCGCCGCCCGCCCAGGGCTGGACCCTCCCGCTGCTCGAAGGGATCAAGAGCTGGCTCTAG